One segment of Pandoraea pnomenusa DNA contains the following:
- a CDS encoding GNAT family N-acetyltransferase, with protein sequence MTRQRAARVRLATPADVPAMAVVERSAAARFRTLPELAWLADGEPIAAADQLAWIAAGTAWVATDPDDAPVGLLDAEVFGTALHVWELSVHRSWQGRGIGRALLDAAIGHACEAGLGAVTLTTFRDVAWNAPFYARAGFETINDDTLCARLRAVLARERAAGLSPARRCAMRRRLVTG encoded by the coding sequence TTGACCCGGCAGCGGGCGGCGCGGGTTCGCCTCGCGACGCCGGCGGATGTGCCTGCGATGGCGGTCGTGGAGCGCAGCGCGGCGGCGCGCTTTCGAACCTTGCCCGAGTTGGCCTGGCTGGCCGACGGCGAGCCGATCGCGGCAGCGGACCAGCTCGCGTGGATCGCCGCCGGCACCGCGTGGGTCGCGACCGACCCCGACGATGCCCCGGTCGGATTGCTCGATGCCGAAGTCTTCGGCACCGCGCTCCATGTCTGGGAGCTGTCGGTGCATCGGTCGTGGCAGGGCAGGGGGATCGGGCGCGCATTGCTCGACGCGGCGATCGGGCATGCCTGCGAGGCCGGACTTGGTGCCGTGACCCTGACCACGTTCCGGGATGTCGCATGGAATGCGCCGTTCTACGCCCGCGCGGGCTTCGAGACGATCAACGACGACACCTTGTGCGCGCGTTTGCGCGCGGTACTGGCACGCGAGCGCGCCGCGGGACTTTCTCCTGCACGGCGCTGCGCCATGCGGCGCCGACTGGTCACCGGATAG
- a CDS encoding efflux RND transporter periplasmic adaptor subunit codes for MTTLARKPVLIAAAATAALVAIGTLTVVRVDASTPPAAQVMPTVEVDVANVISRTVTDWQSYSGRLDAVDRVDIKPLVSGTITAVHFKDGQLVKKGDPLFTIDPRPYAAEVDRAAAQLASAQARDVFTSTDLARAQRLIADNAIAKKDFDQKENAAREAAANVKAARAALETARINLGYTQIVAPVAGRVSRAEITVGNTVSAGAQSPALTTVVSVSPMYAAFDVDEQTYLRYLARDTGKSGVPVDLGLANESGYSRKGTVYSVDNRFDTTSGTIRVRARFDNADGALVPGLYARIRVGGGEPHPALLVDEAAIGTDQSKKFVLVVDPANKVQYREVQLGERHGGLVEIAGGLKEGERIVVNGLQRVRPGDPVTPKTVKMAGDTGDGHDIAVADAAPAAPAAKPAKPAKPAQAATATAATASRS; via the coding sequence ATGACCACCCTCGCTCGCAAACCCGTACTCATTGCCGCCGCCGCGACCGCCGCGCTCGTGGCCATCGGCACGCTGACCGTCGTGCGCGTCGACGCCAGCACGCCCCCCGCCGCGCAAGTCATGCCGACCGTCGAGGTCGATGTCGCCAACGTCATCTCGCGCACCGTGACCGACTGGCAAAGCTACTCGGGCAGGCTCGACGCCGTGGACCGCGTCGACATCAAGCCGCTCGTGTCGGGCACCATCACGGCCGTGCACTTCAAGGACGGGCAACTCGTGAAAAAGGGCGACCCGCTCTTCACGATCGACCCGCGCCCGTACGCGGCGGAAGTCGACCGCGCGGCCGCGCAACTCGCATCGGCGCAGGCACGCGATGTGTTTACCAGCACCGACCTCGCACGTGCGCAGCGCCTGATCGCCGACAACGCCATCGCGAAGAAAGACTTCGATCAGAAGGAAAACGCCGCACGCGAAGCGGCGGCCAATGTGAAGGCCGCGCGTGCGGCGCTCGAGACAGCACGCATCAATCTCGGTTACACCCAGATCGTGGCGCCGGTGGCCGGACGCGTGTCGCGCGCGGAAATCACCGTCGGCAACACAGTCTCGGCCGGCGCACAGTCGCCGGCCCTGACCACGGTGGTCTCGGTCTCGCCGATGTATGCCGCATTCGATGTCGACGAACAAACGTATCTGCGCTACCTCGCACGCGATACGGGCAAGAGCGGCGTGCCGGTCGACCTGGGCCTGGCCAACGAGTCGGGCTATTCGCGCAAGGGCACCGTGTACTCGGTGGACAACCGCTTCGACACCACGTCGGGGACCATCCGCGTGCGCGCACGCTTCGACAACGCCGACGGCGCGCTGGTGCCGGGACTGTACGCTCGCATTCGGGTCGGCGGCGGCGAGCCGCACCCCGCGCTGCTCGTGGATGAAGCCGCCATCGGCACCGACCAGAGCAAGAAGTTCGTGCTCGTGGTCGATCCGGCCAACAAGGTGCAGTACCGCGAAGTCCAGCTTGGCGAGCGCCACGGGGGGCTGGTGGAAATCGCCGGCGGCCTGAAGGAAGGCGAGCGCATCGTGGTCAACGGCCTGCAACGCGTGCGCCCTGGCGACCCGGTGACGCCCAAGACCGTGAAGATGGCGGGCGACACCGGCGACGGTCACGACATTGCCGTGGCCGACGCTGCACCGGCCGCTCCGGCGGCCAAACCGGCCAAGCCGGCCAAACCTGCCCAGGCGGCCACGGCCACCGCGGCAACGGCGTCGCGCTCGTAA
- a CDS encoding alpha/beta hydrolase, which produces MSSNAKPQSGSKGTTTHTRRPGNDDGLRIEEVSIAGHVGPVTLRLYRPMGPSASVGAAHAHAGQPGVVVPLEAHLPAVLYFHGGGFCAGSLDDGDAAARYLATHVPALVVSVGYSLAPEHPFPAAPEDAWNAARWLQRHARRYGASPRRLAVAGHDAGGNIATALTMIARDRGEIAISAQALLAPLLDPSMTRLADGRTPSDIEASECAQCYRKYLPHATQRLHPYAAPLESRRLAGLPATLIASAEHDLLHVEAEKYAAELIAAGVPTQVTRHRSASHHGLAALPAALREVAAFLTRRLAPPAAGPTQ; this is translated from the coding sequence ATGTCCAGCAACGCCAAGCCGCAATCGGGAAGCAAGGGAACGACGACGCATACCCGTCGCCCGGGCAACGACGACGGACTGCGTATCGAGGAAGTGAGCATCGCCGGCCACGTGGGTCCGGTCACGTTGCGCCTGTACCGCCCGATGGGACCCTCCGCATCGGTGGGCGCGGCCCACGCGCATGCGGGACAACCGGGCGTGGTCGTGCCGCTCGAAGCGCACCTGCCCGCCGTCCTGTACTTCCACGGCGGCGGCTTCTGCGCCGGTTCGCTCGACGACGGCGATGCGGCCGCCCGATATCTCGCCACCCATGTACCGGCGCTCGTCGTCTCGGTCGGCTACTCGCTCGCGCCCGAGCATCCGTTTCCGGCCGCGCCCGAGGACGCCTGGAACGCCGCGCGCTGGCTGCAACGCCATGCCCGCCGGTACGGTGCCAGCCCGCGCCGCCTGGCGGTTGCCGGTCACGATGCCGGCGGGAACATCGCCACCGCGCTCACGATGATCGCCCGGGATCGCGGCGAGATCGCCATCTCGGCGCAGGCCCTGCTCGCCCCGCTGCTTGATCCGAGCATGACGCGCCTGGCCGACGGCCGCACGCCCAGCGACATCGAGGCGAGCGAGTGCGCGCAGTGCTACCGCAAGTATCTGCCGCATGCGACGCAGCGCCTGCATCCCTACGCCGCGCCGCTCGAATCGCGTCGGCTGGCCGGTCTGCCGGCCACGCTGATCGCATCCGCGGAACACGACCTGCTGCACGTCGAAGCCGAAAAGTATGCCGCCGAGCTCATCGCCGCAGGCGTGCCGACGCAGGTCACGCGCCATCGCAGCGCATCCCATCACGGTCTGGCCGCGCTTCCCGCCGCATTGCGGGAGGTGGCCGCGTTCCTGACACGCCGGCTGGCGCCGCCCGCCGCCGGCCCTACCCAGTGA
- a CDS encoding LysR family transcriptional regulator: protein MDRLQAMQVFTRVVEANSFSRAADNLGLPRTSVTTIIQNLESHLGTRLLQRTTRRLNLTPDGAAYYERCLRILADIEETESSFRESSQRVRGKLRIDMPGSLGKLVVLPSLCEFHDRYPEIELMVGMGDKPVDLIQEGVDCVLRVGTLQDSSLVARRVGLFQSLTCASPAYLERMGMPHTLEDLQRHTAVHYFSSRTGRVIDEQFLVDGKEVEIHMQGSVAVNDAEAYLQLGLAGFGTVQLARFMALPYLQSGQLVEILHQWKPPPMPISAVYPHNRHLSPKVRVFVDFIAELFERCPLLQGLDETAGQCKPTVAAADAEGKANDRWAAYGTEMAPQEVVV from the coding sequence ATGGATCGCTTGCAAGCGATGCAGGTCTTCACGCGAGTGGTCGAGGCGAACAGCTTTTCGCGCGCGGCCGACAATCTCGGGTTGCCGCGCACCTCGGTGACCACGATCATCCAGAACCTCGAGTCGCATCTGGGCACGCGCCTGTTGCAGCGCACGACCCGGCGACTCAACCTCACGCCCGACGGCGCCGCGTATTACGAGCGATGCCTGCGAATTCTCGCGGACATCGAAGAGACGGAATCGTCGTTTCGCGAGAGCAGCCAGCGCGTGCGCGGCAAGTTGCGCATCGACATGCCGGGCTCGCTCGGCAAGCTGGTGGTGCTGCCGTCGCTGTGCGAATTTCACGACCGCTACCCGGAAATCGAGCTCATGGTCGGCATGGGCGACAAACCCGTCGACCTGATTCAGGAAGGCGTCGATTGCGTGCTGCGCGTGGGCACGCTGCAGGATTCGAGCCTCGTGGCGCGCCGTGTCGGGTTGTTCCAGAGTCTGACGTGCGCATCGCCCGCGTATCTCGAGCGCATGGGCATGCCGCATACGTTGGAGGATCTGCAGCGGCACACCGCCGTGCACTACTTCTCGAGTCGCACGGGCCGGGTGATCGATGAGCAGTTCCTCGTCGACGGCAAGGAGGTCGAAATCCACATGCAGGGTTCGGTCGCCGTGAACGACGCCGAAGCCTATCTCCAACTCGGGCTGGCGGGCTTCGGCACGGTGCAACTGGCGCGCTTCATGGCGCTGCCGTATCTCCAGTCGGGGCAACTGGTCGAGATCCTGCATCAGTGGAAGCCACCGCCCATGCCCATTTCCGCCGTCTATCCCCATAACCGCCATCTGTCGCCGAAAGTGCGCGTATTTGTCGACTTCATCGCTGAACTTTTCGAGCGATGCCCGTTGTTGCAGGGGCTCGACGAGACCGCCGGGCAGTGCAAGCCCACGGTCGCGGCGGCCGACGCGGAGGGCAAGGCCAACGATCGCTGGGCCGCCTACGGCACCGAGATGGCGCCGCAGGAGGTTGTGGTTTGA